One genomic region from Lepisosteus oculatus isolate fLepOcu1 chromosome 20, fLepOcu1.hap2, whole genome shotgun sequence encodes:
- the adat1 gene encoding tRNA-specific adenosine deaminase 1 isoform X3 gives MHVSTQDSTSHHGYLTEQLRLAVSRAGSSVFAPGTDRGRWSLQPGVSFVFFTSHTPCGDASIIAMGESQDQPCQPVSTQEALCKAWVPGHSDSRDHLTVEKQEGHSDVTHHLITDKQKAHSDIKDHLTAEKQEGHSDVTDHLITDKQEAHSDIKDHLTAEKQEGHSDVTDHLITDKQECRSDTQGTCTPCQKRKAEGNIASVKRLKSAPSGSREESGHMSRGTDVHRTGAKCVPGGEQDPLLPGAAYHCVGVLRVKPGRGARTLSLSCSDKLARWNVLGCQGALLSHYLQTPIYFCAIVTGKCPYSQDAMKRALVDRCAHVALLPAGFSVQAPELQQASLEFPHSRGQLERSHDPRKGRVSACGAAISWCNVSDHPLDVTANGYKQGVTKKALGSAQARSLICKAELFRAFKSLVSATPESQLPDSLRGKELKTYWDYKQAACEYQRAWDDLRAQAFPDWIRSPRELLQFE, from the exons ATGCATGTTTCAACACAGGATTCCACATCCCATCATGG GTACCTGACGGAGCAGCTGAGGCTGGCAGTGAGCAGGGCAGGCAGCAGTGTGTTCGCCCCCGGGACAGACAGGGGCCGATGGAGTCTTCAGCCTGGCGTGTCCTTTGTGTTCTTCACCAGCCATACGCCCT GTGGAGATGCCTCCATTATCGCTATGGGGGAGAGCCAGGACCAGCCCTGCCAGCCGGTCAGCACACAGGAAGCACTCTGCAAGGCTTGGGTTCCAGGTCACAGTGACTCTCGTGATCACCTGACCGTGGAGAAGCAGGAAGGTCACAGTGATGTCACACATCACCTGATCACAGACAAGCAGAAAGCTCACAGTGACATCAAAGATCACCTGACCGCGGAGAAGCAGGAAGGTCACAGTGATGTCACAGATCACCTGATCACAGACAAGCAGGAAGCTCACAGTGACATCAAAGATCACCTGACCGCGGAGAAGCAGGAAGGTCACAGTGATGTCACAGATCACCTGATCACAGACAAGCAGGAGTGTCGCAGTGACACACAGGGGACTTGCACACCATGCCAGAAACGCAAGGCAGAAGGAAATATTGCATCAGTCAAGCGTTTAAAATCAGCCCCCTCTGGCAGCCGGGAGGAGAGTGGCCACATGAGCAGGGGCACGGACGTGCACAGGACCGGGGCCAAGTGTGTCCCCGGGGGCGAGCAGGACCCCCTGCTGCCAGGGGCCGCCTACCACTGCGTGGGCGTCCTGCGGGTGAAGCCGGGCAGGGGCGCTCGCACCCTCTCCCTGTCCTGCAGCGACAAGCTGGCACGTTGGAACGTTTTAGGCTGCCAAGGGGCCCTCCTGTCCCACTACCTGCAGACGCCTATCTACTTCTGTGCCATTGTGACTGGCAAGTGTCCCTACAGCCAGGACGCCATGAAGAGGGCGCTGGTGGACAG gtgTGCTCATGTAGCTCTCCTGCCTGCTGGCTTCTCAGTGCAGGCTCCAGAGCTGCAGCAGGCCAGCCTAGAGTTCCCTCACAGTCGCGGCCAGCTGGAGAGAAGCCATGACCCTCGCAAAGGAAGGGTGTCCGCCTGTGGAGCAG CTATCAGTTGGTGCAATGTCTCGGATCATCCACTAGATGTCACTGCAAACGGCTATAAGCAGGGTGTTACCAAGAAGGCCCTGGGCAGTGCACAAGCCAG GTCATTAATATGCAAGGCTGAGCTCTTCCGTGCCTTCAAGTCTCTTGTCTCAGCCACCCCAGAGAGCCAACTCCCAGACTCATTAAG